The proteins below are encoded in one region of Sporosarcina sp. FSL K6-1508:
- a CDS encoding alpha-amylase family glycosyl hydrolase, translating into MKTKKWFGLIGTFLLLITTLSPAGVFAETKRTIEDESIYDLLVDRYNNGDGNNDFEVNTQDLTAFNGGDFTGIGTRLEHIMRMGFTLISLGPVFETESYDGSKVLDYTKIEPNFGTDEEFVGMIKEIHKKELSVIADFPLGGVSANHIWAKEGTVKNVPADEGTIDWDYSDAATQKALKEAVVDFVETYKLDGIRLTKIDKIDTAFLNEIIQAVKKAKPGTYVLTNEESDADFDSAPKLDKMSALRTSFVQYDGDSSPLSLFSNDTKKELIQFDELTGPRFTYDIVEARMFPPTRWKLAIAALFSMPGVPIMPYGTEIAVNGQSAPESHPLLNFKIDEELIEYIGDLNKLRNESEAFRNGDFEMLHNEGGFTVYKRSNDEETWIIAINNTTGTANLEIPKEVIGENKKLRGVLDGDLVREGKDGVFRVVLEREVAEIYIADEDKGFNTPYLIASILIYVLFFGFLFLALRKGRQKRKNKAEMK; encoded by the coding sequence GTGAAGACAAAAAAATGGTTTGGACTAATTGGTACTTTTCTTCTACTTATAACTACCCTATCTCCAGCAGGGGTTTTTGCAGAAACGAAAAGAACAATAGAGGATGAAAGTATATATGATTTGCTCGTCGATCGTTATAATAATGGGGACGGTAATAATGATTTTGAAGTGAACACGCAAGACTTGACTGCTTTCAACGGCGGCGATTTCACGGGTATCGGTACAAGATTAGAACATATTATGAGAATGGGCTTTACGCTAATTTCCCTTGGACCGGTTTTCGAAACAGAATCGTATGATGGAAGTAAGGTTCTTGATTATACGAAAATCGAACCGAATTTTGGAACCGATGAAGAATTTGTCGGGATGATCAAAGAAATTCATAAAAAGGAACTATCCGTAATAGCTGATTTTCCACTCGGTGGCGTCAGTGCGAATCATATCTGGGCGAAAGAGGGAACTGTGAAAAATGTTCCTGCTGATGAGGGAACAATTGACTGGGATTATTCAGACGCTGCCACACAAAAAGCGTTAAAAGAAGCCGTTGTTGATTTCGTGGAAACGTATAAGTTAGACGGAATCCGTTTAACGAAGATTGACAAAATCGACACCGCATTTCTGAATGAAATTATCCAGGCAGTTAAAAAGGCAAAGCCAGGTACTTATGTTTTGACGAATGAAGAAAGCGATGCCGATTTCGATTCCGCTCCGAAACTGGACAAGATGTCCGCATTGAGAACCTCATTTGTGCAATATGATGGGGATTCATCACCATTATCACTTTTTTCAAATGACACGAAAAAAGAATTGATTCAATTCGACGAATTAACAGGACCGCGTTTCACATACGATATCGTGGAAGCGAGAATGTTCCCGCCGACACGATGGAAACTTGCCATTGCTGCCCTATTTTCAATGCCGGGTGTGCCAATAATGCCTTATGGCACTGAAATTGCAGTGAATGGTCAATCTGCGCCTGAAAGTCATCCGCTCCTGAATTTCAAGATCGATGAGGAGCTAATTGAATACATCGGAGATCTCAACAAATTACGTAACGAATCCGAAGCATTCCGCAATGGCGATTTTGAAATGTTGCATAATGAAGGCGGATTTACAGTGTATAAGCGCTCAAATGATGAAGAAACATGGATTATCGCGATTAATAATACGACAGGGACAGCCAATTTAGAAATCCCGAAAGAAGTGATCGGTGAGAATAAAAAATTGCGTGGTGTACTCGATGGTGATTTGGTACGGGAAGGGAAAGACGGGGTTTTCCGTGTAGTACTGGAACGTGAAGTTGCAGAGATTTATATTGCAGATGAAGATAAAGGATTCAATACTCCTTACTTAATCGCATCAATCCTTATCTACGTATTGTTCTTTGGATTCCTGTTTTTGGCTTTAAGAAAAGGAAGACAAAAAAGAAAAAATAAAGCAGAAATGAAGTAA
- a CDS encoding CoA-disulfide reductase: MKVLIVGAIAGGSTVAAQIKRAVPESEITLFGRDPVLGYGTCGMPYVIGGLIEDKWQLVGSSPEKFSEQRGITVQLMHDVLSINRENKTIEVRNMETDQVFTETYDKLILSPGGLARIPDLKGLADLPLFTLKSFREMEEIIDYIERENPQSCAVIGGGFIGIELAENFIHKGIKTAVIERNDRVMTIMDPEISEVLGKEMKDNKVEFYFEDAIERIEGKQLIMKNGLNFEVDFIASSIGIDPDTQLASEAGLHIGPTKGIVVNDYMQTNDPDIYAIGDAAECKDWFTAKPKSVKLAWHAHRQSFIVACHLAGNPVKMNGLLGTSITKLFSLTAAMTGHSAKSLTEEGIEFATAVYEGRTNAGYYPDHGHILLRVHYAKKSRLVLGAQAVGDKGVDKRIDVIATAIMGKMTVDDLAALELAYSPAYSSPKDPVNMIGYKAK, translated from the coding sequence ATGAAAGTACTAATAGTCGGGGCAATTGCGGGCGGATCCACTGTCGCTGCACAAATTAAACGCGCAGTTCCCGAATCTGAAATCACATTATTTGGCCGTGATCCTGTACTTGGATATGGTACATGCGGTATGCCCTACGTCATCGGTGGATTGATTGAAGACAAATGGCAATTAGTCGGTTCATCTCCCGAAAAGTTTAGCGAGCAACGTGGTATAACTGTTCAATTAATGCATGATGTTCTGTCAATTAATCGGGAAAATAAAACGATTGAAGTCCGCAATATGGAAACAGATCAAGTCTTTACAGAAACTTACGACAAACTAATTTTGTCGCCCGGCGGACTGGCACGTATACCCGACTTAAAAGGTCTTGCTGACCTGCCATTATTTACATTAAAGAGTTTCAGGGAAATGGAAGAAATCATTGATTATATTGAACGTGAAAACCCGCAGTCATGCGCTGTTATCGGCGGCGGATTCATAGGTATTGAACTTGCGGAAAACTTTATCCATAAAGGGATAAAAACAGCGGTTATAGAACGAAACGATCGTGTCATGACAATAATGGATCCAGAAATCTCGGAAGTGCTCGGCAAGGAAATGAAGGACAACAAGGTCGAGTTCTATTTCGAGGATGCCATTGAACGCATTGAAGGCAAGCAATTGATCATGAAAAATGGGCTGAACTTTGAAGTTGACTTTATCGCTTCCAGTATAGGAATCGATCCAGACACGCAACTTGCAAGTGAAGCCGGTTTACATATCGGACCGACGAAAGGGATTGTCGTCAACGACTATATGCAAACAAATGACCCTGACATCTATGCAATTGGTGATGCAGCAGAATGCAAAGATTGGTTTACCGCTAAACCCAAAAGCGTAAAACTTGCTTGGCATGCGCATCGGCAATCATTTATCGTCGCTTGCCATCTTGCCGGCAACCCCGTTAAAATGAACGGACTCCTTGGAACGTCAATTACGAAACTATTTTCTCTGACAGCTGCTATGACTGGCCATTCGGCGAAAAGCTTAACAGAGGAAGGAATTGAATTTGCCACAGCCGTCTATGAAGGGCGAACAAATGCAGGCTATTACCCTGACCATGGACATATTTTGCTGCGTGTCCATTATGCAAAAAAGTCCAGGCTCGTGCTGGGCGCACAAGCCGTCGGTGACAAAGGCGTCGACAAACGAATCGACGTCATTGCGACTGCAATCATGGGCAAAATGACTGTCGACGACCTGGCTGCCCTTGAGCTCGCCTATTCCCCAGCCTATTCATCACCGAAAGATCCAGTTAATATGATTGGTTATAAAGCGAAATAA
- a CDS encoding fumarylacetoacetate hydrolase family protein, with the protein MKLLSFRYEGRTLFGPKVKKEEAVWDMLAIAEAYGDTEFPQTITEGIASGLDFVEKVRKLAEQARAADDSERFKYAFSAIEWLSPIPRTPKNILCVGKNYADHAAEMGAAAPPVKLMIFTKSPTAIAADEQDISVHADITESLDYEGELAVVISKGGRNIPKQLAYDYVFGYTIANDVTARDVQAAHGQFFLGKSLDGSCPMGPYIVTKNEIPNAHNLSIVTKVNDEVRQNGNTESMIFKIDELIADISRYVTLEPGDVILTGTPAGVGKGMTPPTFLKKGDTVKVSIEGIGTLVNKFV; encoded by the coding sequence ATGAAATTACTATCGTTCCGTTACGAAGGCAGGACGTTATTTGGTCCAAAAGTGAAGAAAGAAGAAGCAGTTTGGGATATGTTGGCGATTGCCGAAGCCTACGGCGATACGGAATTTCCGCAAACAATTACGGAAGGTATTGCATCTGGTCTGGATTTTGTTGAAAAGGTACGGAAGCTTGCGGAGCAAGCACGTGCTGCAGATGATTCAGAGCGCTTCAAATATGCGTTTAGTGCCATTGAGTGGCTTTCTCCAATTCCTAGAACGCCGAAAAACATCCTGTGTGTGGGCAAGAACTACGCAGATCATGCCGCGGAAATGGGCGCAGCTGCACCTCCAGTAAAACTGATGATCTTCACGAAATCACCGACTGCCATCGCAGCGGACGAACAAGACATTTCCGTCCATGCCGATATAACAGAAAGCCTCGATTACGAAGGAGAACTTGCGGTTGTCATTAGCAAGGGAGGACGCAACATCCCGAAACAGCTGGCCTATGATTACGTTTTCGGCTACACAATCGCAAATGATGTAACGGCACGTGATGTGCAAGCAGCGCACGGTCAATTCTTCCTAGGGAAAAGTCTCGATGGATCATGTCCAATGGGGCCCTATATCGTGACGAAAAATGAAATACCAAATGCACATAATTTATCAATTGTGACAAAAGTGAACGATGAAGTAAGACAGAACGGCAATACAGAATCGATGATTTTTAAAATCGACGAACTGATTGCTGACATATCAAGGTATGTAACGCTCGAACCAGGTGATGTCATACTAACGGGCACTCCTGCTGGTGTCGGAAAAGGAATGACTCCGCCAACATTTTTGAAAAAAGGCGACACGGTAAAAGTGTCCATTGAAGGTATAGGAACTCTTGTAAACAAGTTTGTGTGA
- a CDS encoding YisL family protein yields MDVLSNTTHFHIFTWVVGIIVFLVAASMDTESKGRKILHMVARLFYVLILISGALLFFRYSSMDGALYGVKFLLGLVTIGMMEMVLVRSKKNKSVKMFWILFFVFLLATLFLGFKLPMGINWFA; encoded by the coding sequence TTGGACGTTTTATCAAACACTACACATTTCCATATTTTCACATGGGTTGTTGGAATTATTGTATTCCTCGTTGCTGCAAGTATGGACACAGAGTCTAAGGGCAGAAAGATTCTCCATATGGTTGCCCGTCTATTCTATGTGCTGATTCTGATTTCAGGCGCATTGCTATTCTTCAGATACTCATCTATGGACGGGGCACTCTACGGTGTCAAATTCCTATTGGGTCTTGTGACGATTGGTATGATGGAAATGGTGCTTGTTCGTTCTAAAAAGAACAAGAGCGTCAAGATGTTTTGGATCTTGTTTTTCGTTTTCCTACTGGCGACACTGTTCCTCGGATTCAAGTTGCCAATGGGCATTAACTGGTTCGCTTAA
- a CDS encoding metal-sulfur cluster assembly factor produces the protein MSQDMKDSMMGALENVIDPELGVDIVNLGLVYDVELDEEGTSKVTMTLTSMGCPMGPQIVANVTQELMELPEVKNVDVDITWNPPWSRDNMSRYAKIALGVR, from the coding sequence ATGAGCCAAGATATGAAAGATAGCATGATGGGTGCGCTTGAAAATGTGATTGACCCGGAACTTGGAGTCGATATCGTCAACTTAGGTCTAGTATATGATGTTGAGCTGGACGAAGAAGGCACTTCAAAAGTGACCATGACACTAACATCGATGGGCTGTCCAATGGGGCCGCAAATCGTTGCCAACGTTACGCAAGAATTGATGGAACTTCCAGAAGTGAAAAACGTCGATGTTGACATCACTTGGAATCCGCCATGGTCGAGAGATAATATGTCCCGTTATGCAAAAATTGCGTTGGGCGTAAGGTAA
- a CDS encoding DegV family protein — protein sequence MRIFADSACDLPKSFFEDNDVTLFPLRVLIDDQEYDDIMTIDSKEVYQAIRNGKQPKTSQVSPELFLRKWKELAAAGEDGIYIAFSSELSGTFDTAIMTRDQVKETNPNFNLIIIDSRCASLGYGLLVKEAVRLRDAGEDNVRTIERKIRFMAGHMEHLFTVEDLDYMARGGRVSKTSAFIGGLLNIKPLLHVESGKLVPIEKHRGRKKVLRRISELMAERGDHLSEQTIAISHSDDEGIALELKAIIEELFRPVDIEIHMIGSVIGAHVGPGTVGVYFLNKLNQ from the coding sequence ATGAGAATTTTTGCGGACAGTGCTTGTGATTTGCCAAAGTCATTTTTCGAGGACAATGATGTAACGCTTTTCCCATTACGCGTCCTGATCGACGACCAAGAGTACGACGATATAATGACAATTGATTCAAAGGAAGTCTATCAGGCAATCCGAAATGGCAAACAGCCTAAAACGTCACAAGTATCACCTGAACTGTTCCTCCGTAAGTGGAAAGAACTTGCCGCTGCTGGTGAAGATGGAATTTACATCGCTTTTTCTTCGGAGTTATCCGGGACATTCGATACAGCAATCATGACGAGGGACCAAGTGAAAGAAACAAATCCGAATTTCAACCTAATTATTATCGATTCAAGATGTGCTTCGCTTGGTTACGGGCTGCTCGTAAAAGAAGCAGTCCGACTGCGAGATGCGGGAGAAGACAATGTTCGGACGATTGAGCGTAAAATTCGATTCATGGCAGGGCATATGGAGCATCTTTTTACTGTGGAAGATTTAGATTATATGGCGCGCGGCGGTCGCGTATCCAAAACCAGTGCCTTTATCGGCGGGCTGCTTAACATTAAGCCGCTTCTGCATGTCGAAAGCGGGAAACTGGTTCCGATTGAAAAACACCGCGGACGTAAAAAGGTGTTGCGCCGTATAAGCGAACTCATGGCGGAGCGCGGCGACCATCTATCTGAACAAACTATCGCAATTAGCCACAGCGACGACGAAGGTATAGCACTTGAATTGAAGGCCATAATAGAAGAGCTATTCCGTCCTGTGGATATTGAAATCCATATGATTGGATCTGTAATCGGCGCACATGTAGGTCCTGGTACCGTAGGTGTCTATTTCTTGAATAAATTAAACCAGTAA
- a CDS encoding prolyl oligopeptidase family serine peptidase: MNVIEELWGNIPLLHIVEDEFKDQQVPVVIFLHGFTSAKEHNLHYAYNIAKKGVRVLLPDAHLHGAREEDLDEVQLSLRFWEIILTSIEEVSFIREELVKRGLYTTGKIGLAGTSMGGITTLGCLTVYDWIDTAAVMMGAPGFVQLAKAQMSEFERRGFTLPVTEEEKKKLFNTLSTFDLTKHSAALNNRPVYFWHGKQDAVVPYEPTYNFYQAVKKDYAATPERIEFVSSATSGHAVSRAGMLQAADWLACHLK, translated from the coding sequence GTGAATGTAATCGAAGAGTTATGGGGCAACATCCCCTTATTGCATATAGTAGAAGATGAGTTTAAAGACCAACAAGTACCCGTTGTTATTTTCCTTCATGGTTTTACGAGTGCCAAAGAGCATAATTTACATTATGCATATAATATTGCAAAAAAAGGGGTTCGTGTTTTACTGCCTGATGCGCATTTGCATGGTGCTCGTGAAGAGGATCTCGATGAAGTGCAACTAAGCCTTCGTTTTTGGGAAATCATTTTGACGTCAATTGAAGAAGTGAGTTTCATTCGTGAAGAGCTTGTGAAACGCGGGCTTTATACGACAGGCAAAATCGGTTTAGCAGGCACATCGATGGGTGGTATTACGACGCTTGGCTGTCTTACAGTCTATGATTGGATTGATACAGCAGCCGTTATGATGGGAGCACCAGGCTTTGTACAGCTAGCAAAAGCTCAAATGTCGGAGTTCGAACGTCGCGGATTTACATTGCCCGTTACTGAGGAAGAAAAGAAAAAATTATTTAACACACTTTCTACATTCGATTTAACAAAACATTCAGCGGCATTGAACAACCGACCTGTATACTTTTGGCATGGCAAGCAGGATGCGGTAGTGCCGTATGAGCCGACATACAACTTCTATCAGGCAGTCAAAAAGGATTATGCAGCTACACCGGAACGAATTGAATTTGTTTCAAGTGCTACCTCGGGACATGCGGTTTCAAGAGCGGGAATGCTTCAAGCTGCTGACTGGCTTGCCTGCCATTTGAAATGA
- the rraA gene encoding ribonuclease E activity regulator RraA, whose product MDIKTADVCDEFGTELQVCSVEFKSFGKNKRFSGPIATVKVFEDNVLVKEALQTIPAGSVLVVDGGGSRNCALMGGNLGVIAETNKLAGVIIYGCIRDTAELREQNIGVLALGSNPMKSKKEGKGVQGNELNFGEVDWIPNYYVYADEDGIIVAARNLYK is encoded by the coding sequence ATGGATATAAAAACAGCTGATGTATGTGATGAGTTTGGAACTGAATTACAAGTATGTTCCGTGGAATTTAAATCGTTTGGAAAAAACAAAAGATTTTCAGGGCCGATAGCTACTGTGAAAGTATTTGAGGATAACGTCCTCGTGAAAGAAGCATTGCAAACAATTCCGGCAGGCAGTGTTCTCGTTGTCGATGGCGGCGGTTCAAGAAATTGTGCGTTAATGGGCGGCAATTTAGGCGTCATTGCGGAAACTAACAAACTTGCCGGTGTCATTATTTATGGATGTATCCGCGATACGGCAGAATTGAGGGAACAAAATATCGGTGTACTTGCTCTTGGCAGTAATCCGATGAAGAGTAAAAAAGAAGGAAAAGGGGTACAGGGGAATGAACTGAATTTCGGAGAGGTAGACTGGATTCCCAATTACTATGTATATGCGGATGAAGACGGCATTATTGTAGCAGCCCGTAATCTATACAAATAA
- a CDS encoding DUF418 domain-containing protein, which translates to MKLTPTTLGDRIEALDMLRGVALLGIFIANMLLFLSPYLYMDPYTWFKDGDATIFKRIDIFVEASFYPIFAILFGYGLNMQYEKTIANKLQFAPVMARRMGILLVFGLLHALFIWMGDILFTYALMGFAMIAFVRIPKKWLLPLATIMYVIPSGIIYAGVYYLNKLRPDAMMEGYADIHQIERSIEAYAYGSYGEIFSFRFFEWLTYGLTGSLLAVFVVLPLIMIGAGLSKWKVIERAAELKVGIAIVTVLALIAGIWMKAAPHSGDPSSDAILLQTQFGGPVLAVGYMGLLLLLYQLPFARMLFRPFSKVGRMSLTTYITQSIVGTLIFYAYGFGMYGKVDLATGVGIAVGVFAIQVIFAEFWLSKFRMGPIEWLWRKGTYGKNLSDKEGKSRRLS; encoded by the coding sequence TTGAAATTAACACCGACGACACTTGGAGATCGCATTGAAGCGCTTGATATGCTACGGGGAGTTGCATTGCTCGGGATATTCATAGCTAATATGTTACTTTTCCTATCACCCTATCTGTATATGGATCCATATACATGGTTCAAAGATGGGGATGCAACCATATTTAAAAGGATTGACATCTTTGTGGAAGCGAGTTTTTATCCGATTTTCGCAATTCTGTTCGGTTATGGCTTGAATATGCAATATGAAAAAACAATTGCAAACAAGCTACAATTTGCTCCAGTCATGGCACGTCGTATGGGCATTTTGCTCGTATTCGGGTTGCTTCATGCCCTGTTCATCTGGATGGGGGACATCTTGTTCACTTACGCGCTAATGGGCTTCGCGATGATTGCGTTTGTCCGGATTCCTAAGAAATGGCTGCTTCCTCTTGCAACAATTATGTATGTAATACCATCGGGAATCATTTACGCGGGTGTATATTATCTGAACAAATTGCGTCCGGATGCAATGATGGAAGGGTATGCGGATATTCACCAGATTGAACGGTCGATTGAAGCATATGCCTATGGCAGTTATGGTGAGATATTCAGTTTCCGCTTTTTTGAATGGCTAACTTACGGATTGACGGGATCGTTGCTAGCAGTTTTCGTTGTCTTGCCGCTGATTATGATTGGCGCAGGGCTGTCTAAATGGAAAGTGATTGAGCGGGCCGCGGAACTGAAAGTTGGAATTGCGATCGTAACAGTCCTTGCACTGATTGCTGGTATATGGATGAAAGCTGCACCGCATAGCGGAGACCCATCATCGGATGCAATCCTTTTGCAAACGCAATTTGGTGGACCAGTCTTGGCGGTCGGTTATATGGGTCTACTGCTCTTACTCTATCAACTGCCGTTCGCTCGCATGCTATTCCGTCCTTTTTCAAAAGTGGGACGCATGTCGTTGACGACGTATATTACACAATCCATCGTAGGCACGCTTATTTTTTACGCCTATGGTTTCGGCATGTACGGCAAAGTCGATTTGGCGACAGGCGTAGGAATTGCAGTCGGCGTATTTGCCATCCAAGTTATTTTTGCAGAATTCTGGCTGTCTAAATTCCGTATGGGGCCAATTGAATGGCTATGGCGAAAAGGGACATATGGAAAGAATTTATCAGATAAAGAGGGAAAGAGTCGACGTTTGTCGTAG
- a CDS encoding Cof-type HAD-IIB family hydrolase produces the protein MKPHLIVLDLDGTLLTDEKVIADKTRLTLKKAEEKGHHIMIATGRPYRASEVYYHQLGLTTPIVNFNGAFVHHPGNSSWKTIHETISLPVVNDVIDAMQQFTFHNIVAEVMDDVYMQYHDEKLLDIFGFGNPQITQGDIRKVLQVDPTSLLIHAPDDKVESIRRHLGEVHAEVIDHRQWGAPWKVIEIVRHGLNKAVGLSHVAKWMDIPKERIIAFGDEDNDLEMIDYAGVGVAMGNGIDRLKSIADEVTDTNNEDGIARVLRERLHLN, from the coding sequence TTGAAGCCACATTTAATCGTCCTCGATCTTGATGGGACGTTACTTACAGACGAAAAAGTAATAGCAGATAAAACAAGGCTTACATTGAAAAAAGCAGAGGAGAAAGGTCATCACATCATGATTGCAACCGGGAGACCCTACCGCGCAAGTGAAGTCTATTACCATCAACTCGGTCTGACGACACCGATTGTCAATTTCAACGGTGCATTCGTCCATCACCCGGGTAACAGCTCTTGGAAAACAATCCATGAAACGATTTCACTTCCCGTAGTAAATGATGTCATCGATGCCATGCAGCAATTTACATTCCATAATATTGTTGCCGAAGTAATGGATGATGTATATATGCAATATCATGATGAAAAACTGCTAGATATTTTCGGCTTTGGGAATCCACAGATAACCCAAGGTGATATCCGAAAAGTTTTGCAAGTCGATCCTACCAGCTTACTAATCCATGCACCTGACGATAAAGTTGAGTCCATTCGACGCCATCTTGGTGAAGTACATGCAGAAGTCATTGATCACAGGCAATGGGGCGCACCGTGGAAAGTCATCGAAATCGTTCGGCATGGTTTAAATAAAGCGGTCGGGCTTTCCCATGTTGCCAAATGGATGGATATCCCGAAAGAACGGATTATTGCATTTGGTGATGAAGACAATGACTTAGAAATGATTGACTATGCCGGGGTCGGAGTGGCGATGGGAAATGGCATTGACAGATTGAAATCAATTGCCGATGAAGTGACAGACACGAATAACGAAGATGGCATTGCACGAGTACTCCGTGAAAGGTTACACTTGAACTAA